The sequence below is a genomic window from Geovibrio ferrireducens.
ACACTATTTTAATCTGCTTATGATCCATGTTCTGGGACACAGCATCCGCAAGTACAGGTCATTCGCCAGAAAACATCTTACTGACAAAAACATGAGAGATTTTCTCACCAAAAAGCAGAGCATTCAGGATATACTTGCGAAAAATGTGAAGAACATAACCGTGCTTAATGCCATCATCCGTAACTTCATATCAAAACTGATGGAAAACGGCATAAGCACTCAAAGACTGGACAGCAGTCTTGATATGCATTATCTTAATGCTGTTTCCGTTGTTGTTCCCAACATAAGAAAAAACGCAGCCCTGAGAAGCCATATTATACCCTTGGTGATTGAAGATGCTTCTCTTCTGGGGAGACTGAAAAGACTTTTCAGCAAGTAGGTAAGATGAATAATATCAAACTTATCAGAGTTAAGCAGAAAATTGGCGCGGGCGACCGCGTTTTTGCTTACGTCATGGTAAATGTGCGCAGCAAAAAGCACGGCTACTCCGAAACTATCAGCGTGGATGTGACACCAATCATAAAAGACGAGCTCCTGAGCGGGGTTCCGGACGATGATCCTTCCAAAGCATCACCCCTCGATGATAAAACCAACAGATTCACCGCCACTGCCGACGCAAACAGAGAAACAGTCACCATAGCCGCAGGTCCCAGAATGATGATAGGCTCCAGCATCCGCGATAAGGGTGTGGGAACCTTCGCGCTCAATGAGATTATCCGCTGGATGATTGTTAAATACCCCAACTACATGGTTGATGTGATTAATGTTTCCTCAACATTTCTGCCGAATGAAGAAGACAGAAAAAGAGCAGTACACTTCTTTTCCAACTTCGGGTTTGACTTTAAAGAAAATCAGGGGCTTGCTCATGAAGGGACGATGGAAGCGGTATTATGCATGAACCTCCACGAACATCTGAACCGCTCCAAAATTGATGAAATAGACATCAGCAAATTCATCCGAGAACTCCTGCGCGAGCGCTATATGATCGAAGAAACCATAAAGAATCAGGGCAGGCTCTTACAGGAGCATGAGGTATTCAGGCACAAGGCGGAAAAGGACAAATTCACCAGCGTACTCATCAACATACTGACAGTTATAGGAATCCTCTTCCTCCTTTTCTATCTCAAATAATTCCGATAATACCGTTCTTTGTAAAAAGCTTCTTGAGCAGGAGCGCCTTGGCGTAAAACTCAAGACCGGAGATGTACACGTAGCACTCCTTGAGAGTATCACCGACGGCAAATACCCCGTGGTCCTTTACGATTACAATTTTATTCATGGAGAGGCCTTCGGCAACATTCTCTGCAAGCTCATCTGTTCCGCTTTTTCCGGTCACAACAGGGACATATTTGAGGAAAGGGAGAATCTCCGCTGCGCTGAAACAGGCAGCCTCCTTAAAAAAGTCACCCGCAAGAATGGAGTAAACAGTGTGGGCGTGCATTACCCTCTTAGCGCCTGTGTCACGTATGATTCTCCTGTGCACACAAAGCTCTGTAGTAGCCAGACTGTCGTTCTGACAGGCCTTATCAAGGAAAACCTCAACAATGTTCTCATCTTCAAGTTCATCAAGCATTGAGCCGGTTTTAGTGGCATAGAGGATTCCGTTTTCATAAGCTGATATATTTCCGAAAAATGAAGTGGTGAGCCCGTTATCAACAAGCTTTCTGCCGAATTTTGAAATTTCAGCCTTCACTGCTGTTCCCATTTAACTACCTGCCGTTCAATTAATACTGTTCGGTTTTTTTGAGCATAAGCGCTTTACAGAACAGTTTTATATCGTATAGCGGAAGTATAAACCATTTAGACAAAAGAGCAAATAATATTTTTGACATAGATTTCACAGCATCAGATTAGCCAAATCAGAGCCAACGTATAACATTTAAAGCTAAAAGAATAAAAGGCATAAGTTAATGAGGCACAGCACACGGAAGAAGACATAATGTAAGTTTGACAACTTAGATTATTATGGATAAAAGATGAAAAAATATTTAAAAACTTAAAATGAAAGGAAGGGATGTAGGCACAAAAAAGGCGGCCATTTCAGACCGCCTTCTGTATATCTTACTCTTTAACAAGCTCGATAATTGCCATATCCGCCTGATCGCCTTTGCGATAGCCGGTTTTGACTATTCTTGTGTAGCCGCCGGGACGTTCTTTGAACTTGGGCGCTACTTCGTCAAAAAGGAGGTTAACTACCTTTTTGTTGGGGAGTCTTTTCAGCACGAGTCTTCTTGCTGAAAGGTCTCCGGCCTTGCCGAAAGTTATCAGGGGCTCGACAAAAGAACGAAGAGCTTTAGCTCTGGTTACAGTTGTCTCGATTCTGCCGTGCTCAATCAGGAAACCTGCCATGCTTCTGAGCATAGAGAATCTGTGCGCCGTCGGCCTGCCGAGTTTTTTGCCGCTTTTTCTATGACGCATCTATTCATCCTCCGAATCTGAATTCACATAACCTATAGCCTCAAGATCCATCCCCAGTCCGAGACCGAGTTCGTGGAGAACTTTTTTGATCTCCTCAAGGGATTTGCGGCCAAAGTTTTTTGTTTTAAGCATTTCGCTGTCCGTCTTCCTGCAAAGTTCAGCCAGAGTTTTGATATTGGCATTCTTCAGGCAGTTATAAGCTCTGACGGAGAGTTCAAGCTCTTCAATGCTCTTGTCAAGAAGATCAAAAAGCTGATCATTCTTGCTGGATTCATCGACATCGGAATCTTCAACCTCAGGCTCTTCAAAGTTGATGAACAGGTTCATGTGATCCTTCACAATTTTGGCTGCGAAAGCTATCGCATCCTCAGGAGTGATGGAGCCGTCTGTCTCCACTTCGATGATAAGCTTGTCATAGTCGGTACTCTGTCCGACGCGCGCGTTTTCAACAAAGTAGTTTACCCTTTTGACAGGCGAGAAAATCGCATCAACGGGAACCATATCAACTTCGTCTATATCTTTTTCAAATTCCTCAGCGGGAACATAACCAAGACCTCTCTGAACCAGAAGCTCCATGTAAAGCTCTGTTTCATTGTCAGTCAGGGTGCAGATGACCTGTTCGGGATTAAGGATTTCGAGCTGTCCTTCGCCTCTGATGTCAGCGGCTGTTACAGGCCCTTCGCCCTTTTTCCTGATGTAGAATCTTCTCTGCTCATGTACGCCGAGTTTGAGATCAAGCGCTTTAAGGTTGAGAATTATGTCAACTATATCTTCGTAAACACCCGGAAGTGTGCTGAACTCGTTGGTAACGCCCTCGATCTTAACGCCCACCACAGCAGTGCCCTCAATGGAGGAAAGCATAACTCTGCGAAGAGCATTTCCCACGGTGATACCGAAACCTTTCTCATAGGGTTCAGCTACGTATTTTCCGTATTTGGATGTAACTTCGCCTACAGGTTCGATTTTCCTGGGCTTTATTATTTCATGAAAGTTCATGATGATCATACGGATGTCCTCCGGTTACATTAAGCTACTTACTACTTAGAGTACAGTTCCACTATAAGGTGTTCATGAATCTCGTAGTTTATGTCAGTCCTCTCAGGAAGTCTCACAACCTGGGTTTTCTTGCCGTCTTTGTCAAGAGTCAGCCACTCAGGCACACCCCTTCCTTCAGCGGTTTCAAGGCATTCCTTAACGCGACCGTGATCACCTGATTTTTCTCTTACTTCAACAACTTCGCCAACTTTCACTATGAAAGAGGGGATATTGACCTTACGTCCGTTTACCAGGAAGTGAGCGTGGCGAACCATCTGTCTTGCTTCCTTGCGGCTTCCTGCGAAACCTGCTCTGTAAACAACATTGTCAAGCCTTCTTTCAAGGAGAGAGAGAAGGTTTTCGCCGGTAATGCCCTGCATTCTGGCCGCTTTCTCAAAGTAAAGACGGAACTGGGCTTCAAGGATACCGTAAAATCTTTTAACTTTCTGTTTTTCCCTGAGCTGCATACCGTAGTCGCTGAGTTTTTTTCTGAGCTGACCGTGCTGTCCGGGAGGATAAGCTTTTTTCTCGATACCGCATTTATCTTTATAGCAACGCTCGCCTTTGAGGTAAAGTTTTGTGCCTTCACGCCTGCAGAGCTTGCAAACTGCGCCTGTATACCTAGCCAATTTGAACCTCCAACCTTATACTCTTCTCTTTTTGCGGGGTCTGCAGCCGTTGTGGGGAACAGGTGTCACGTCTCTGATGAGAGTGATTTTAATTCCCGCAGCCTGAATTGCCCTGATAGCGCTTTCACGACCGGAACCGGGCCCCTTGACATTGACCTCCACTTCTCTCATGCCGTTTTCCATTGCTTTTTTAGCAGCAGCCTCAGCGGAAAGCTGAGCAGCGAAAGGAGTGGATTTCCTTGAGTTTTTAAAACCGTTGCAACCGCCGGCAGACCAGCAGATAACATTACCGCCCATATCGGTAAAGGAAACGATTGTATTGTTGAAGGTTGAGTTTATATGCGCGACGCCTTTGGGGACGTTTTTCCTATCGCGTTTTTTAGCTGTTTTTTTAGCTTTTGCCATTTCGAACTACCCTCTACTTCCTTTTGATACCGCGTTTGCCAGCAAGACCTCTTCTGGTTCTCGCATTGCTTCTGGTTTTCTGACCGCGGCAGGGAAGGTGCATTTTATGCCTCTGTCCTCTGTAACAGTTGATTTCCATGAGCCTTTTAACATTAAGAGCGATATCTTTTCTGAGATCACCCTCAACCTTAAGGTTGGCTTCGATATAAAGCCTGATTTCTGAGATTTCGGTTTCCGTAAGGTCGCCGATTCTCTTCTCCAGCGATATATTAGTCTCTTTAAGTATAGACAAAGCCACCTGACGGCCAACGCCGAAGATGTGGGTAAGTCCGATTTCAACTTTTTTGTTGTTGGGAATATCAACACCAGCTATACGTGCCACTTGAAATCCTCCTTAGCCCTGTCTCTGTTTGTGTCTGGGGTTTTCACATATCACCCTTACGACACCTTTTCTTTTAACAATTTTGCATTTACTGCAAATAGGCTTAACACTTGCCCTGACCTTCATTTCTGCACCCCGTTACTTCTTGTGACGATAGGTTATCCTGCCCCTTGAAAGGTCATACGGGGATAACTCTACGGTAACTTTGTCTCCGGGCAGAATACGGATGAAATGCATCCTCATCTTTCCGGAAAGGTGAGCAAGGATAACATGCTTGTTTTCCAGCTCAACTTTGAACATAGCATTGGGCAACGCCTCAACGACTGTACCGACAATCTCGATTACATCGTCCTTCTTGCTCATACGCTCCCTATTGTAAGAATCTCCGGTCCCTTTTCCGTTATAGCAACGGTGTTTTCGTAATGTGCCGCCAAACTGCTGTCCGCGGTGACAGCTGTCCAGCCATCAGAGAGGGTTTTGGTTTCATAAGAACCGGCTGTGACCATCGGTTCAACGGCTAAAACCATTCCTTCCTTCAGCCTGAGTCCCCTTCCGGGGCGGCCGAAGTTAGGTATGGTGGGCTCTTCATGCATGTTTCGCCCTATACCGTGACCGAAAAAGTCTCTAACGACAGCAAAACCGTTCTTTTCAACGGTCTGCTGAACTGCGCTGGATATATCGGAAAGCCTGTTTCCGACCCGTGCATATTCTATTCCATTAAAAAAAGATTCCTCAGTGACACGGATAAGCCTTGCGGCCTCCTCTGAGATCTGACCCACCGGGTAAGTTCTCGCAGCGTCACCATGGAAACCTTCTTTGAATGCGCCTACGTCTACCGTAATAATATCGCCCTCTTTCAGGATTCTCTCTGACGGTATTCCGTGTACTACCACCTCGTTAACCGAGGCGCAGACACTTGCCGGATACCCGTGATACCCCTTAAAGGACGGAAAGGCAGACCGAGAGTTTATTATATTTTCAGCAAACTTGTCAATATCTTTTGTTGAGATACCCGGTTTGATGAATGAGGAGAGCTTATCAAGAACCTCCCATACGATTCCGCAGGGGATTCTCATAAGCTCTATCTCTCTCTGTGACTTGAGGAAAACCATTAACCAAGAATTCCTTTTATCTTTTCGTAAACGCCGTCAGGGTTTCCTTCACCGTTAACTTCTGAGAATTTACCGCTGCCAGCGTAATATCCTTTAAGAAGTGAAGTGGTTTCATGGTAAACCTTAAGGCGATTTTTAATCGTATCTTCCCTGTCATCATCCCTGTGGCTGAGTGTAGTTCCGCAAAGGTCGCACACTCCGCCTACTTTGGGAGGATTATACTTGATGTGGTAGACTTTTCCGTCTTTCGGGCAGCTTCTTCTGCCCACGGCTCTTTCCACAAGAAGCTCATCCGCCACATTAAGGCTGACGATGTGGGTGATCCCTGTTTTGAGATCGTTTTTAAGCATAGAATCAAGCGCTTCCGCCTGAGCTATGGTTCTGGGGAAGCCGTCAAAGATAACACCCTTTGCGCAGTCAGGAGAGGCGAGCCTGTCCTTCATGAGGCCTATGATAAGTGCATCAGGCACAAGCTGCCCTGCGTCCATATACATTTTAGCCTCTTTGCCGAGGGGTGTCTGATCTTTTACTGCCTGACGGAGAAGGTCTCCGGTTGAGATCTGCACCAGACCGTAATCACGGATGATGTATGCAGACTGAGTGCCTTTTCCTGCTCCGGGAGGCCCAAGAAATATCATATTTATCATATGAGACTTCTCCCTTTGATTCTTCCTTTCTTAAGGAAGCCGTCGTAGTTGTGAGAGACAAGGTGTGTCTCTATCTTGCTGATTACGTCCATACCCACACCGATAACGATCAGGAGGCTTGTTCCGCCGAAATAGAAGGGAACATTGAATCCTGATATGAAAAGCTGGGGCAGAAGCGCAACCGCAGAAAGATATATAGCACCTACGAAAGTCAGCCTTGAAAGAACATAATCTATAAATGCGGCAGTGTGTTCGCCGGGTCTTTTACCGGGGATAACGCCGCCGCCTTTGTTGATATTTTCCGCAATGTCAGTCGGGTTGAAGATGATCGAAGTATAGAAGTAAGTGAAGAAAACGATCATAACAAGCGAGAAGACATAATACATTGCCGAGCTGGGAGTGAACCAGAAGCTTATCTTCTGCACTATTTCGTTAGTGGAGAAGGTGGCAAGTGTGCTGGGCACAGCCAGAATCGACATAGCGAAGATTATGGGGATAACGCCTGCGGGGTTCAGCTTAAGCGGGAGATATGAGTTATTCACATTTCCGTGCTGAGGTCCGGCAGCTATCCTTTTGACATGCTGTATAGGCAGCCGTCGCTGTGAGGTTTCCATAAAAACTATCGCCGCAGTGACCGCGAGTATTATCGCCAGTACCACGATGAGGGTTATTATCTGAAGCTCACCAGTCTGAACGAGTGTAAATGTTTTGCTGACTGCGGACGGAAAAGAGGCCACAATACCGGCGAAAATCAGAACGGAAATACCGTTGCCGAGACCGCGTTCGGTAATTTTTTCACCAAGCCACATAAGGAAGATTGTACCGGTTGTGAGGGTGATTGTGGTGACTATTCTGAATCCCCAGCCGGGAAACATAACAACATGAACTCCGCTTGGGGAGGTCATGCTCTCAAGACCGATGGCGATACCCATACCCTGAATGGCACTGATAAGAACCGTGCCGTAGCGGGTATATTTTGTGATTTTTTCCCTGCCCTCGTTCCCCTGCTTTTTGAGCTCCGCCAGATGCGGAACCGCAACTGTGAGAAGCTCAAGTATAATAGCAGCGGAGATATAAGGCATAATGCCGAGACCAAATACCGTAAGCTTTGACAGGGCGCCCCCGGTGAACATGTCGAAGAAACCGAGAAGGTTTCCGGACTGTTGAGCAAAAAACTCGCTGAGTGCGCCGCCGTCAATGCCAGGAGTCGGCACGTGAGCGCCGATCCTGTATATGAAGAGGAAAAGAAGCGTATATAAAATTCTCTTCCTCAGCTCCGGTATCGAGAAAATATCCTCGAATTTCTTCAACATACCTTATTACTCCGGAGTAACTACTTCTCCGCCGGCCGCTTTGATTTTCTCAGCAGCAGCAGCGGATACTTTTTCAACATCAAACTTAAGTTTTTTGCTGAGTTCTCCGTCACCGAGAACCTTGATACCGTCTTTATTTCCGCGGGCCAGTCCTTTCTCTTTAAGAGTAAGTACATTGACCTCTTCGCCGTCGTTAAAGCGGTTGTTTATATCTTCAAGGTTAACGATCTCATAAACTGTGGCAAATTTGGCGTTATTGAAGCCTCTTTTGGGGAGTCTTCTTGTAAGGGGCATCTGACCGCCTTCAAAGCCGGGTCTTACTTTCCCGCCTGAACGTGCTTTCTGTCCCTTAGTACCTTTGCCGGCACTTGTACCCTGACCGCTGGCAGAACCGCGGCCAAGTCTTTTTCTTTTCTTTCTGGCGCCTTCTGCGGGCCTGAGATCATGAAGTTCCATCACTTATTCTCCCGGTTTGGCTATGATTTCTTCAATCTTTTTGCCCCTAACCTGTGCAACTTCGTTAAGGGTGCGCATTTTGCTGAAACCGTCAAGTATCGCGAAGAGCGAGTTGTAGGGGTTCCTGCTGCGCGTGCTTTTGCAAAGAATGTTCTGTACTCCGGCAAGCTCAAGGAGGGCGCGCGTTACGCTTCCTGCGATGATACCAGTACCGGGAGCCGCGGGTTTCATGATTATTTCAGTGGAAACATATTTGCCCACAGTTGCGTGGGGGATTGTTCCGTTAACCACGGGAACCTCAATGAGGTTCTTCTTTGCATATTCAAGGGCTTTTTTGATTGCGTCCGGCACTTCTCTTGCCTTTCCGTAACCAATGCCTACACGTCCTTCATAGTCACCCACAACAACAGTTGCAGTGAATTTGAAGATGCGGCCGCCCTTTACAACCTTTGTAACTCTGCCTATATGAACAACTTTATCTACAAGTTGACGCTCGGTGTTATTCAAAGCAAACCTCCTAGAACTCAAGGCCGGCTTCGCGAGCCGCATCTGCAAGAGCTTTTATTCTACCGTGGTAGAGGAAACCGCCCCTGTCGAAAACCACCTTTTCTATGCCTTTTTCCTTAGCACGCTCGCCGATAACTTTACCGACTTCCTTAGCAGCTTCAATATTAAGCACGCCTTTGAATTTCTCTTTGAGAACTTTTTCAAGCGAACTAGCGGCAACAATAGTGTTGCCGGTAGAATCGTCTATTATCTGAGCGTATATGAATCTGTTGGATTTGTTAACCGCAAGTCTGGGAGCGCAGGGTGTGCCTGACACTTTTTTGCGCACTCTTGCGTGCTTCCTTCTTATAGTAGCTTTTTTATTAATTGTGCTCACTATAACGCTCCTTTATCTCTTACCAGTTTTACCGGCTTTTCTGATTATCTTCTCGCCGGCGTATCTGATACCTTTGCCTTTATAGGGCTCAGGCTGCCTGATTTTCCTGATGTTAGCGGCAGTTTGACCTACAAGCTGTTTGTCTATGCCCCTGACAACTATGCCAGTGTTGCCTTCCATCGCAAACTCAATGCCTGCGGGGGGTGCAACAACAACGGGGTGAGAAAACCCTAAGGAAAGGTCGAGGTCCTGTCCCTTAATGGCCGCTCTGTAACCTACGCCGTGTATTTCAAGCTTCTTCTCGAAGCCTTTAGTGACGCCGTCTACCATGTTTGATATAAGCGTACGAGTAAGGCCGTGTACAGAACGGGACAGCTTAGTTTCGTCTTTCCTGCTAACTGTGATTGTGTTTGCTTCGACAGCAACCTCGGTGTTGGCGTGCACTGCATACTCAAGCTTCCCTTTCGGGCCTTCAATGCAGCACACATTGCCGTCGAGAGTGACCTTCACTCCTGCAGGTATTGTAATAGGTTTCTTGCCTATTCTTGACATTTACGCGCTCCCTTACCAAATCTGGCAGATGTATTCTCCGCCAACTTTATCCAATATGCACTGTTTCACTGTTTTCACGCCTTCGGAAGTGGAGATTATACCATTACCAAGGCCGCCGAGAACGGGTTTAAGGTTTTTGTTGTTTACATACACTCTTCTGCCGGGCTTGCTTACTCTTTTGAGGCCCCTGATAACGGACTCGCCGCCGTCAGTGTATTTCAGATACACAACGATTTTTTTAAGGTTCTCTTCGGATACCACGCGGAAACTTTTCACGTAGCCTTCCACTCTGAAGTTTTCTACTATCGCCTCTTTGATTTTGGAGTGAGGGATTACAACTTCGGATTTTTTAACCATATAAGCGTTGCGCAGTCTGGCAAGCATATCAGCAATCGGATCAGTCATGCTCATTCGTATTTCTCCTACCAGCTCGATTTTCTTACGCCGGGAATCTCACCCTTCAGAGCAAATTTTCTGAAGCAGATCCTGCACATGTTAAATCTTCTCAGGAAAGCCCTGGGACGGCCGCAAATGGGGCAGCGGTTGTATTCCCTGACTTTAAACTTTTTCTTCTTAAAGGCATGGAAATATTTAGCCTTAGTTGCCACTTTCAGCCTCCTCAAACGGCATGCCGAGAGCACGGAGAAGCTCTCTTGCTTCCTCGTCGGTTTCAGCCGTCGTAGTGATGATGATGTCCATTCCTCTGATTTTGTCGATTTTATCGAACTCTATCTCAGGAAAAACGATCTGCTCTTTAAGACCCATGGCATAGTTACCGCGTCCGTCGAAGGATTTAGCGCTTACGCCTTTGAAGTCTCTTACCCTGGCGAGGGCAATTCTTGTGAGTCTCTGAAAGAATTCATAAGCCGTATCGCCTCTGAGAGTAACTTTGCAGCCTATGGGCATCCCCTCTCTGAGTTTGAAGGCGGCTATGGATTTTTTGGCTCTTGTCACGACAGGTTTCTGAC
It includes:
- a CDS encoding class II aldolase/adducin family protein, translated to MGTAVKAEISKFGRKLVDNGLTTSFFGNISAYENGILYATKTGSMLDELEDENIVEVFLDKACQNDSLATTELCVHRRIIRDTGAKRVMHAHTVYSILAGDFFKEAACFSAAEILPFLKYVPVVTGKSGTDELAENVAEGLSMNKIVIVKDHGVFAVGDTLKECYVYISGLEFYAKALLLKKLFTKNGIIGII
- the rplQ gene encoding 50S ribosomal protein L17, translating into MRHRKSGKKLGRPTAHRFSMLRSMAGFLIEHGRIETTVTRAKALRSFVEPLITFGKAGDLSARRLVLKRLPNKKVVNLLFDEVAPKFKERPGGYTRIVKTGYRKGDQADMAIIELVKE
- a CDS encoding DNA-directed RNA polymerase subunit alpha: MIIMNFHEIIKPRKIEPVGEVTSKYGKYVAEPYEKGFGITVGNALRRVMLSSIEGTAVVGVKIEGVTNEFSTLPGVYEDIVDIILNLKALDLKLGVHEQRRFYIRKKGEGPVTAADIRGEGQLEILNPEQVICTLTDNETELYMELLVQRGLGYVPAEEFEKDIDEVDMVPVDAIFSPVKRVNYFVENARVGQSTDYDKLIIEVETDGSITPEDAIAFAAKIVKDHMNLFINFEEPEVEDSDVDESSKNDQLFDLLDKSIEELELSVRAYNCLKNANIKTLAELCRKTDSEMLKTKNFGRKSLEEIKKVLHELGLGLGMDLEAIGYVNSDSEDE
- the rpsD gene encoding 30S ribosomal protein S4, with translation MARYTGAVCKLCRREGTKLYLKGERCYKDKCGIEKKAYPPGQHGQLRKKLSDYGMQLREKQKVKRFYGILEAQFRLYFEKAARMQGITGENLLSLLERRLDNVVYRAGFAGSRKEARQMVRHAHFLVNGRKVNIPSFIVKVGEVVEVREKSGDHGRVKECLETAEGRGVPEWLTLDKDGKKTQVVRLPERTDINYEIHEHLIVELYSK
- the rpsK gene encoding 30S ribosomal protein S11 translates to MAKAKKTAKKRDRKNVPKGVAHINSTFNNTIVSFTDMGGNVICWSAGGCNGFKNSRKSTPFAAQLSAEAAAKKAMENGMREVEVNVKGPGSGRESAIRAIQAAGIKITLIRDVTPVPHNGCRPRKKRRV
- the rpsM gene encoding 30S ribosomal protein S13 produces the protein MARIAGVDIPNNKKVEIGLTHIFGVGRQVALSILKETNISLEKRIGDLTETEISEIRLYIEANLKVEGDLRKDIALNVKRLMEINCYRGQRHKMHLPCRGQKTRSNARTRRGLAGKRGIKRK
- the rpmJ gene encoding 50S ribosomal protein L36, yielding MKVRASVKPICSKCKIVKRKGVVRVICENPRHKQRQG
- the infA gene encoding translation initiation factor IF-1, which gives rise to MSKKDDVIEIVGTVVEALPNAMFKVELENKHVILAHLSGKMRMHFIRILPGDKVTVELSPYDLSRGRITYRHKK
- the map gene encoding type I methionyl aminopeptidase produces the protein MVFLKSQREIELMRIPCGIVWEVLDKLSSFIKPGISTKDIDKFAENIINSRSAFPSFKGYHGYPASVCASVNEVVVHGIPSERILKEGDIITVDVGAFKEGFHGDAARTYPVGQISEEAARLIRVTEESFFNGIEYARVGNRLSDISSAVQQTVEKNGFAVVRDFFGHGIGRNMHEEPTIPNFGRPGRGLRLKEGMVLAVEPMVTAGSYETKTLSDGWTAVTADSSLAAHYENTVAITEKGPEILTIGSV
- a CDS encoding adenylate kinase, which gives rise to MINMIFLGPPGAGKGTQSAYIIRDYGLVQISTGDLLRQAVKDQTPLGKEAKMYMDAGQLVPDALIIGLMKDRLASPDCAKGVIFDGFPRTIAQAEALDSMLKNDLKTGITHIVSLNVADELLVERAVGRRSCPKDGKVYHIKYNPPKVGGVCDLCGTTLSHRDDDREDTIKNRLKVYHETTSLLKGYYAGSGKFSEVNGEGNPDGVYEKIKGILG
- the secY gene encoding preprotein translocase subunit SecY, with the translated sequence MLKKFEDIFSIPELRKRILYTLLFLFIYRIGAHVPTPGIDGGALSEFFAQQSGNLLGFFDMFTGGALSKLTVFGLGIMPYISAAIILELLTVAVPHLAELKKQGNEGREKITKYTRYGTVLISAIQGMGIAIGLESMTSPSGVHVVMFPGWGFRIVTTITLTTGTIFLMWLGEKITERGLGNGISVLIFAGIVASFPSAVSKTFTLVQTGELQIITLIVVLAIILAVTAAIVFMETSQRRLPIQHVKRIAAGPQHGNVNNSYLPLKLNPAGVIPIIFAMSILAVPSTLATFSTNEIVQKISFWFTPSSAMYYVFSLVMIVFFTYFYTSIIFNPTDIAENINKGGGVIPGKRPGEHTAAFIDYVLSRLTFVGAIYLSAVALLPQLFISGFNVPFYFGGTSLLIVIGVGMDVISKIETHLVSHNYDGFLKKGRIKGRSLI
- the rplO gene encoding 50S ribosomal protein L15, coding for MELHDLRPAEGARKKRKRLGRGSASGQGTSAGKGTKGQKARSGGKVRPGFEGGQMPLTRRLPKRGFNNAKFATVYEIVNLEDINNRFNDGEEVNVLTLKEKGLARGNKDGIKVLGDGELSKKLKFDVEKVSAAAAEKIKAAGGEVVTPE
- the rpsE gene encoding 30S ribosomal protein S5; translated protein: MRLAKPALSSRRFALNNTERQLVDKVVHIGRVTKVVKGGRIFKFTATVVVGDYEGRVGIGYGKAREVPDAIKKALEYAKKNLIEVPVVNGTIPHATVGKYVSTEIIMKPAAPGTGIIAGSVTRALLELAGVQNILCKSTRSRNPYNSLFAILDGFSKMRTLNEVAQVRGKKIEEIIAKPGE
- the rplR gene encoding 50S ribosomal protein L18; translated protein: MVSTINKKATIRRKHARVRKKVSGTPCAPRLAVNKSNRFIYAQIIDDSTGNTIVAASSLEKVLKEKFKGVLNIEAAKEVGKVIGERAKEKGIEKVVFDRGGFLYHGRIKALADAAREAGLEF
- the rplF gene encoding 50S ribosomal protein L6; its protein translation is MSRIGKKPITIPAGVKVTLDGNVCCIEGPKGKLEYAVHANTEVAVEANTITVSRKDETKLSRSVHGLTRTLISNMVDGVTKGFEKKLEIHGVGYRAAIKGQDLDLSLGFSHPVVVAPPAGIEFAMEGNTGIVVRGIDKQLVGQTAANIRKIRQPEPYKGKGIRYAGEKIIRKAGKTGKR
- the rpsH gene encoding 30S ribosomal protein S8, with protein sequence MSMTDPIADMLARLRNAYMVKKSEVVIPHSKIKEAIVENFRVEGYVKSFRVVSEENLKKIVVYLKYTDGGESVIRGLKRVSKPGRRVYVNNKNLKPVLGGLGNGIISTSEGVKTVKQCILDKVGGEYICQIW
- a CDS encoding type Z 30S ribosomal protein S14, coding for MATKAKYFHAFKKKKFKVREYNRCPICGRPRAFLRRFNMCRICFRKFALKGEIPGVRKSSW
- the rplE gene encoding 50S ribosomal protein L5, with product MAELKEKYLKEVVPTLMKKFSYTNIMQVPKIEKIVLNMGLGEAVTNSKVVDNALSDMTIIAGQKPVVTRAKKSIAAFKLREGMPIGCKVTLRGDTAYEFFQRLTRIALARVRDFKGVSAKSFDGRGNYAMGLKEQIVFPEIEFDKIDKIRGMDIIITTTAETDEEARELLRALGMPFEEAESGN